From Vagococcus jeotgali, one genomic window encodes:
- a CDS encoding zinc ribbon domain-containing protein YjdM, translating into METLPNCPKCGSSYTYEDSSLFVCPECAHEWNEIEEVETDEAVVKDSNGNVLVDGDSVTVIKDLKVKGASQPIKQGTKVKNIRLVEGDHNIDCKVDGFGPMKLKSEFVKKL; encoded by the coding sequence TTGGAAACTCTACCAAATTGTCCAAAGTGTGGCTCTAGCTATACTTATGAAGATAGTTCATTATTTGTTTGTCCAGAATGTGCGCATGAATGGAATGAAATAGAAGAAGTTGAAACAGATGAAGCAGTTGTCAAAGATTCTAATGGTAACGTATTAGTAGATGGTGACTCTGTTACAGTTATTAAAGATTTGAAAGTTAAAGGTGCCAGTCAACCAATCAAACAAGGAACAAAAGTTAAAAACATTCGTTTAGTCGAAGGCGATCATAATATCGATTGTAAAGTTGATGGCTTTGGTCCTATGAAATTGAAGTCTGAGTTTGTTAAAAAATTATAA
- the mltG gene encoding endolytic transglycosylase MltG, whose translation MRDKEDDYNPVGDDENHQVPIDNEGSIHGEHKQTHDTLNDKEDIEKRFNKRQKENNMVRKIVWIVVVVLLLVLGIASFSFYSYFTTSLKPLNSKDDDLVQIEIPIGSSSKDIGQILEKNHVIKSGLVFSYYVKMNNRSDFQAGFYQMAPNMTLDEISESLENGGTDEPISLADAKLTIPEGYTVAQIAKLVADNTDITEDDFLVLMKNDDYFNVLVDKYPELLTSAKEAKDVRYKLEGYLYPATYYYYQDMSLEDLVTQMVDKTNQVMTPFYETIKQKNLTVQQVLTLASLVEKEGLTEEDRRKISQVFFNRLAIEMPLQSDISILYAKDEHKVHLSEKDTLVDSPYNLYVNKGTGPGPFNNPSEQAIKAVLNPDPIDDLYFLADVSTGKVYYAKTYDEHLAYKKEYIDDKVE comes from the coding sequence TTGAGAGATAAAGAGGATGATTATAATCCAGTTGGAGATGATGAAAATCATCAAGTGCCAATAGATAATGAAGGGTCAATTCATGGGGAGCACAAACAAACTCATGACACATTAAATGATAAAGAGGACATAGAAAAGCGTTTTAATAAGCGTCAAAAAGAAAATAATATGGTTAGAAAAATCGTTTGGATAGTCGTTGTCGTATTGTTGTTAGTTTTAGGTATAGCTAGTTTTTCTTTTTATAGCTATTTTACTACAAGCTTGAAGCCACTAAATAGCAAAGATGATGACCTTGTGCAAATAGAGATTCCCATAGGTAGCAGTAGTAAAGATATTGGCCAAATTTTAGAGAAAAATCATGTTATTAAAAGTGGGCTTGTTTTTTCTTACTATGTAAAGATGAATAATAGAAGTGATTTTCAAGCAGGTTTTTATCAAATGGCTCCTAATATGACTTTAGATGAAATTTCTGAGAGTCTAGAAAATGGGGGAACAGATGAGCCTATCAGTTTAGCAGATGCAAAACTAACTATTCCAGAAGGGTATACAGTAGCTCAAATTGCTAAACTTGTAGCTGATAATACAGACATAACTGAAGATGACTTTTTAGTATTAATGAAAAATGATGATTATTTCAATGTTCTAGTTGATAAATATCCAGAGCTATTAACTAGTGCTAAAGAAGCAAAAGATGTGAGGTATAAGTTAGAAGGGTATTTATATCCTGCTACTTATTATTACTACCAAGATATGTCTTTAGAAGACTTAGTGACACAAATGGTTGATAAAACTAATCAAGTAATGACACCGTTTTATGAGACAATCAAACAAAAAAACCTAACTGTTCAACAAGTTTTAACATTAGCTTCATTAGTTGAAAAAGAAGGGCTGACAGAAGAGGATCGCCGTAAAATTTCTCAAGTTTTCTTTAATAGATTAGCTATTGAGATGCCTTTACAATCAGATATTTCTATTCTTTATGCTAAAGATGAACATAAGGTCCATCTATCTGAAAAAGATACTTTAGTGGACTCACCGTATAATTTATATGTAAATAAAGGAACAGGTCCTGGTCCATTTAATAATCCAAGTGAGCAGGCGATCAAAGCTGTATTAAATCCTGATCCAATTGATGATTTATATTTCTTAGCAGACGTTTCAACTGGAAAGGTTTATTATGCTAAGACATATGATGAGCATTTGGCTTATAAAAAAGAATATATTGATGATAAAGTAGAATAA
- the greA gene encoding transcription elongation factor GreA, translated as MEKVYPMTLEGKEKLEEELEMLKTVKRKEIVERIKIARSFGDLSENSEYESAKDEQAFVEGKITSLENMIRFAEIIDNDNTDSSVVSLGRTVTFIELPDGEEEEYTIVGSAEADPFSGKISNDSPIARALLGRELDEEVAIDTPAGDMLVKIIKIA; from the coding sequence ATGGAAAAAGTTTATCCGATGACTTTAGAAGGTAAGGAAAAACTAGAAGAAGAACTTGAAATGCTGAAAACGGTTAAGCGTAAAGAAATCGTTGAACGTATTAAGATTGCAAGAAGTTTTGGAGACCTATCAGAAAACTCTGAGTATGAATCTGCTAAAGATGAGCAAGCTTTTGTTGAAGGAAAAATTACATCATTAGAAAATATGATTCGTTTTGCTGAGATTATTGATAATGATAATACAGATAGTAGCGTTGTTTCGTTAGGGAGAACGGTCACATTTATTGAATTACCAGATGGAGAAGAAGAAGAATATACAATTGTAGGTAGTGCTGAAGCTGATCCGTTCTCTGGAAAGATTTCAAATGACTCACCAATTGCTCGTGCTCTTTTAGGTAGAGAATTAGATGAGGAAGTAGCAATTGATACACCAGCTGGAGATATGTTAGTTAAAATTATTAAAATTGCATAG
- the liaF gene encoding cell wall-active antibiotics response protein LiaF — protein MRSSWKFFLVFELLLLVWAMYQLTSNIPILVFLVIAILNLVYVFFKKRRTSFNQFQMIAALIVGVLCLLSSPAIWVMIIVGILYFGLVGVEFSGINILNSMTSKKKQIKMIKTTSKINKSGKRFKRSWIGSQRLGNDTYEWDDINMIVGIGDTIIDLGNTLLPKEDNVVIIRKGFGRTRILVPTGIGILLEHSSLRGSVQFDDELYQLSNESIKLYSQDYDEAARRLKIITSTLFGDIEVIRV, from the coding sequence ATGAGGAGCTCATGGAAGTTTTTTTTAGTTTTTGAATTATTACTTTTAGTGTGGGCAATGTACCAATTAACAAGTAATATCCCTATATTAGTATTCTTAGTGATAGCGATTCTAAACTTAGTTTATGTTTTCTTCAAAAAAAGACGAACATCATTTAATCAATTTCAAATGATAGCAGCTTTAATAGTTGGTGTGTTATGTCTGTTAAGTAGTCCTGCTATTTGGGTAATGATTATTGTTGGAATCCTATATTTTGGCTTAGTTGGTGTAGAATTTTCAGGAATTAATATTTTAAATAGTATGACCTCGAAAAAGAAGCAAATTAAAATGATTAAAACGACAAGTAAAATTAATAAGTCAGGCAAACGTTTCAAGCGTTCTTGGATTGGTAGTCAGCGTCTTGGAAATGATACTTATGAATGGGATGATATCAATATGATAGTTGGTATTGGTGATACTATTATTGATTTAGGTAATACGTTATTACCAAAAGAAGATAATGTGGTTATCATTCGCAAAGGCTTTGGTAGGACACGTATCTTAGTTCCAACTGGAATAGGTATTTTACTAGAGCATTCAAGTTTAAGAGGATCAGTTCAATTTGATGATGAGTTATATCAGCTAAGTAATGAATCCATTAAATTATATAGTCAAGATTATGATGAAGCTGCTAGAAGATTAAAAATTATTACGAGTACCTTGTTTGGAGATATTGAGGTGATTCGTGTATGA
- a CDS encoding sensor histidine kinase has product MMGKKNRPLFFFYTFVLTFLVLIITLYTYFYAKKQEKWMLELITTRLFKVPFLVYIIIISLVVSGIVLGILYLINHYVYGRVEEQVHSLSKGNYDTVIFNQTLHDGDTELITDVEQDIVLIRDKMMSMSKEIQELNAIPPQFSGESKEEIIKLERYRIARELHDSVSQQLFAATMMLSTLNELLDELDVPDIVESQLKVITSIINTSQSEMRALLLHLRPINLEGKSLQKGIEMLLKELETKINIELIWQVEDIRLPDYIEDNIFRITQELLSNTLRHAKADLLEVYLTKIDQMVLLRVVDDGVGFDKSDEKVGSYGLQNIQERVQGMGGTCRIVSFKGQGTSIEIKIPIIKEKLDD; this is encoded by the coding sequence ATGATGGGGAAAAAGAATAGACCTTTATTTTTTTTCTACACTTTTGTTTTGACTTTTTTAGTATTGATTATCACCTTATACACATATTTTTATGCTAAAAAGCAAGAGAAGTGGATGCTAGAACTTATTACAACAAGGTTATTTAAAGTTCCCTTTTTAGTTTATATCATTATTATTTCCCTTGTTGTAAGTGGTATTGTGCTTGGCATTTTATATTTGATTAATCACTATGTGTATGGCCGAGTAGAAGAGCAAGTACATTCTTTAAGTAAAGGGAATTATGATACTGTGATTTTTAATCAAACACTTCATGATGGTGACACAGAACTTATTACCGATGTGGAGCAAGATATTGTATTAATTAGAGATAAAATGATGAGCATGTCTAAAGAAATTCAAGAATTAAATGCAATTCCGCCACAATTTAGTGGGGAGTCTAAAGAAGAAATTATAAAATTAGAACGTTATAGAATTGCTAGAGAATTACACGATTCTGTCAGTCAACAGTTATTTGCTGCAACTATGATGTTATCTACTTTAAATGAGCTGCTAGACGAGTTAGATGTACCAGACATTGTAGAGAGTCAGTTAAAAGTCATTACTTCCATTATTAATACCTCTCAATCAGAGATGCGCGCTTTACTACTTCATTTACGACCGATTAATCTAGAAGGTAAATCCTTACAAAAAGGTATTGAAATGCTATTGAAAGAATTGGAAACAAAGATTAATATAGAGTTAATCTGGCAAGTAGAAGATATCAGATTACCAGATTATATTGAGGATAATATTTTTAGAATCACTCAAGAACTATTATCTAATACCTTACGACATGCTAAGGCTGATTTATTAGAGGTTTATCTGACTAAGATTGATCAGATGGTACTACTTCGTGTGGTTGATGACGGGGTTGGCTTTGATAAATCAGATGAAAAAGTTGGAAGTTACGGCTTACAAAATATTCAAGAAAGAGTTCAAGGCATGGGTGGAACATGTCGGATTGTTAGCTTTAAAGGACAAGGAACGAGTATTGAAATCAAAATTCCTATTATAAAGGAGAAATTAGATGATTAG
- a CDS encoding response regulator transcription factor, whose translation MIRVLLIDDHEMVRLGVSSYLSIQSDIEVVGEAENGRVGYEKAIDLKPDVILMDLVMDEMDGIESTTKILSEWPEAKIIIVTSFIDDEKVYPAIEAGAAGYLLKTSSAKDIANAIRSANKGEKVLEPEVTSKMMERLSKPHEHILHEDLTNREKEILLLISEGKSNQEIADDLFITLKTVKTHVSNILSKLNVDDRTQAAIYAFKHGIVK comes from the coding sequence ATGATTAGAGTATTATTAATAGACGATCATGAAATGGTACGTCTTGGTGTTTCTTCTTATTTGTCAATCCAGTCAGATATAGAAGTTGTTGGGGAGGCTGAAAATGGAAGAGTAGGCTATGAAAAAGCGATAGATTTAAAACCAGATGTCATTTTAATGGATTTGGTCATGGACGAGATGGATGGTATTGAATCAACAACTAAAATCTTATCAGAATGGCCTGAAGCTAAAATTATTATTGTTACAAGTTTTATTGATGATGAGAAAGTATACCCAGCAATTGAAGCAGGAGCTGCTGGTTACTTACTGAAAACTTCTTCTGCTAAAGATATAGCAAATGCTATTAGATCAGCTAATAAGGGAGAAAAGGTACTTGAGCCAGAGGTAACAAGCAAGATGATGGAACGTTTATCAAAACCACATGAGCATATCTTACATGAAGATTTGACTAATCGTGAAAAGGAAATTTTATTACTTATTTCTGAGGGAAAAAGTAATCAAGAAATTGCCGATGACTTGTTTATTACATTAAAAACAGTGAAAACTCATGTGTCAAACATCTTATCAAAATTAAATGTAGATGACAGAACACAGGCGGCTATCTATGCCTTTAAACATGGGATTGTAAAATAA